The Agromyces mangrovi genome contains a region encoding:
- a CDS encoding proline racemase family protein produces the protein MTLTITTEDWHTAGEPFRIVTSVDTVGATVAERRANAMTGEPDRLRRFLCLEPRGHDDMYGGFVTPPDDEGADFGVLFWHKDGFSTACGHGTMALGAWAVATGRVPAPDDGEAVVSIDVPSGRVQARVQREAGRTTAVVFRSVPSRVLQRGIRLDTSRGTVDVDLAYGGAVYASVPTTALGLQVRRADAPELIRLGREIKWALNDHPAARLDDARLSGVYGTILHDDLGRADDGPWQRNVTIFADGEVDRSPCGSGTAARVALLADSGELAAGEWLTHDSIVDTRFRARVAETVADGVIPEVTGNAHPVGTCTFTEAPGDPLPLGFSLR, from the coding sequence ATGACCCTCACGATCACCACCGAGGACTGGCACACCGCCGGCGAGCCGTTCCGCATCGTCACGTCGGTCGACACCGTCGGCGCGACCGTCGCCGAGCGCCGCGCGAATGCGATGACCGGCGAGCCCGACCGCCTGCGCCGTTTCCTCTGCCTCGAGCCGCGCGGCCACGACGACATGTACGGCGGATTCGTGACGCCGCCCGACGACGAGGGCGCCGACTTCGGCGTGCTGTTCTGGCACAAGGACGGCTTCTCGACCGCGTGCGGTCACGGCACGATGGCGCTCGGCGCGTGGGCGGTGGCGACGGGCCGGGTGCCGGCTCCCGACGACGGCGAGGCGGTCGTCTCGATCGACGTGCCGAGCGGTCGCGTGCAGGCGCGCGTGCAGCGCGAGGCGGGGCGCACGACCGCCGTGGTGTTCCGCAGCGTGCCGTCGCGCGTGCTGCAACGAGGCATCCGCCTCGACACCTCGCGGGGCACCGTCGACGTCGACCTCGCGTACGGCGGCGCGGTCTACGCGAGCGTGCCGACAACCGCGCTCGGCCTCCAGGTGCGGCGAGCGGATGCCCCTGAGCTGATCCGCCTCGGACGCGAGATCAAGTGGGCCCTGAACGACCACCCCGCCGCCCGGCTCGACGACGCGCGCCTCTCGGGCGTCTACGGCACGATCCTGCACGACGATCTCGGCCGCGCCGACGACGGTCCGTGGCAGCGCAACGTGACGATCTTCGCCGACGGCGAGGTCGACCGCTCGCCGTGCGGCTCGGGCACGGCGGCGCGCGTGGCCCTCCTCGCCGACTCGGGCGAGCTCGCCGCCGGCGAGTGGCTCACCCACGACTCGATCGTCGACACGCGCTTCCGTGCCCGCGTGGCGGAGACGGTCGCCGACGGCGTGATCCCCGAGGTCACCGGCAACGCCCACCCCGTCGGCACCTGCACCTTCACCGAGGCGCCGGGCGACCCGCTGCCCCTGGGCTTCAGCCTGCGCTGA
- a CDS encoding ornithine cyclodeaminase family protein: protein MVDQGSPPFIGADAVRGALSMRGAIDAIARALPLVDADAQPARVAAPLSGGQFLLMPSELGAVAGCKVLTVADPERAPEATERIQGVMLLFDARTLAPRAIVDGAALTSLRTPAVSAAIADLVTPTDASTLAVFGTGPQARSHVEAMRAIRPIERVLVVARTHERAAAAAADWAFDGLEVLPADPGIVAEADLIVCATTAARPVLASADVPAHATVVAIGSHEPHRRELPADLLGRSHVVVEGHRVAATEAGDVILAIADGALDEARLLTARDLATGQATVDFDRPRVVKTCGMAWQDVVVAAAVAERAGAPTGGTPA from the coding sequence GTGGTCGACCAGGGCTCGCCTCCGTTCATCGGCGCCGACGCGGTGCGCGGGGCGCTCTCGATGCGCGGCGCGATCGACGCGATCGCCCGGGCGCTCCCGCTGGTCGACGCCGACGCGCAGCCGGCCCGGGTCGCAGCTCCGCTCAGCGGCGGCCAGTTCCTGCTCATGCCGAGCGAGCTCGGTGCGGTGGCCGGATGCAAGGTGCTGACCGTCGCCGACCCCGAACGCGCGCCCGAGGCGACCGAGCGCATCCAGGGCGTCATGCTGCTGTTCGACGCGCGAACGCTCGCGCCGCGGGCGATCGTCGACGGCGCGGCGCTCACGTCGCTGCGCACGCCGGCGGTGTCGGCGGCGATCGCCGACCTGGTGACACCGACGGATGCCTCGACGCTGGCCGTGTTCGGCACCGGGCCGCAGGCACGATCGCACGTGGAGGCCATGCGCGCGATCCGGCCCATCGAACGGGTGCTCGTCGTCGCGCGCACCCACGAGCGCGCCGCCGCGGCCGCGGCCGACTGGGCGTTCGATGGCCTCGAGGTGCTGCCCGCCGATCCCGGCATCGTCGCCGAGGCCGACCTCATCGTCTGCGCGACCACCGCCGCCCGGCCGGTGCTCGCCTCCGCCGACGTGCCCGCGCACGCCACCGTCGTGGCGATCGGCTCGCACGAGCCCCACCGCCGCGAGCTGCCCGCCGACCTCCTCGGCCGCAGCCACGTCGTGGTCGAGGGGCACCGGGTCGCCGCGACCGAGGCGGGCGACGTGATCCTCGCGATCGCCGACGGCGCGCTGGACGAGGCGCGCCTGCTCACCGCCCGCGACCTCGCGACCGGCCAGGCGACGGTCGACTTCGACCGGCCTCGCGTGGTGAAGACCTGCGGCATGGCCTGGCAGGACGTGGTGGTCGCCGCGGCGGTCGCCGAGCGAGCCGGCGCACCCACGGGAGGCACCCCCGCATGA
- a CDS encoding DHA2 family efflux MFS transporter permease subunit has protein sequence MGLVVISVAVALIIVDSTIVNVAIPSIVDELSLTSTQVQWVQESYTLVFAALLLVFGTLADRFGRRRMLLIGITIFALSSVVAALAPTGDALIASRVVQGVGGAMILPTTLSIINSTFRGRDRGIAFAVWGSTIGGMAAVGPLLGGWLTTYFSWRWAFGINVPLGVLVVIGALLFVLESRAEHPVKVDLVGAALSVVASASLVFGLIEGRSYGWWLAEPDLAFGDWAWPFALSPIPIAFALSAAGIAGFIWWGLHRQRIGRSTMLDFSLFRIPSFRNGNIAALLVSLGEFGIILSLPLWLQNVLGYDALQTGWVIVALAAGSFVASGVAGSTSGRIAPVWVVRVGIGSEIVGLLLIAWVISVDTPWWQIVIGLFVYGFGVGLATAQLTGVILVDVPVSSSGQASGTQSTSRQVGSALGIAILGTVLFSSLGTEMDSRLGDLPDAEREQLVSLVVDSAGSAIPSLDAQSPEAADAAREAFSDATRWSALAAAGFLAVGLLATLSLGSGRARDDEPDALESADRPA, from the coding sequence ATCGGCCTCGTCGTCATCAGCGTCGCCGTCGCCCTCATCATCGTCGACTCGACCATCGTGAACGTGGCGATCCCGTCGATCGTCGACGAGCTGTCGCTCACCTCGACGCAGGTGCAGTGGGTGCAGGAGAGCTACACGCTCGTGTTCGCGGCGCTGCTGCTCGTGTTCGGCACGCTCGCCGACCGGTTCGGCAGGCGACGGATGCTCCTGATCGGCATCACCATCTTCGCGCTGTCGTCGGTCGTGGCGGCGCTCGCGCCGACGGGCGACGCGCTGATCGCCTCGCGCGTCGTGCAGGGCGTGGGCGGGGCGATGATCCTGCCGACGACGCTGTCGATCATCAACTCGACCTTCCGCGGGCGCGACCGCGGCATCGCGTTCGCCGTGTGGGGCTCGACCATCGGCGGCATGGCGGCCGTCGGCCCGCTGCTCGGCGGGTGGCTCACGACGTACTTCTCCTGGCGCTGGGCGTTCGGCATCAACGTGCCGCTCGGCGTGCTCGTCGTGATCGGCGCGCTGCTGTTCGTGCTCGAGTCGCGGGCCGAGCACCCGGTGAAGGTCGACCTCGTCGGGGCGGCGCTGTCCGTCGTGGCATCCGCCAGCCTCGTCTTCGGCCTCATCGAGGGCCGCAGCTACGGTTGGTGGCTCGCCGAGCCGGACCTCGCCTTCGGCGACTGGGCGTGGCCCTTCGCGCTCTCGCCGATCCCCATCGCGTTCGCCCTGTCGGCGGCGGGCATCGCGGGATTCATCTGGTGGGGACTGCACCGGCAGCGCATCGGGCGCAGCACCATGCTCGACTTCTCGCTGTTCCGCATCCCGTCGTTCCGCAACGGCAACATCGCCGCGCTGCTCGTGTCGCTCGGCGAGTTCGGCATCATCCTGTCGCTGCCGCTCTGGCTGCAGAACGTGCTCGGCTACGACGCCCTGCAGACCGGCTGGGTCATCGTCGCGCTCGCGGCGGGCTCGTTCGTCGCGAGCGGCGTCGCGGGCTCGACGAGCGGGCGCATCGCGCCCGTCTGGGTCGTGCGTGTCGGCATCGGCTCCGAGATCGTCGGACTGCTGCTGATCGCCTGGGTGATCTCGGTCGACACCCCGTGGTGGCAGATCGTGATCGGCCTGTTCGTCTACGGCTTCGGCGTCGGCCTCGCGACCGCGCAGCTCACCGGCGTGATCCTCGTCGACGTGCCCGTCTCGAGCAGCGGCCAGGCGTCGGGCACGCAGTCGACCTCGCGGCAGGTGGGCTCGGCGCTCGGCATCGCGATCCTCGGTACGGTGCTGTTCAGCTCGCTCGGCACCGAGATGGACTCGCGCCTGGGCGACCTGCCCGACGCCGAGCGGGAGCAGCTCGTCTCGCTCGTGGTCGACAGCGCCGGGTCGGCGATCCCGTCGCTCGACGCGCAGTCGCCCGAGGCGGCGGATGCCGCGCGCGAGGCGTTCAGCGACGCCACCCGCTGGTCCGCGCTGGCCGCCGCCGGGTTCCTCGCGGTCGGCCTGCTCGCGACGCTCTCGCTCGGCTCGGGCCGCGCCCGCGACGACGAGCCCGACGCACTCGAGTCGGCCGACCGCCCGGCCTGA
- the moaA gene encoding GTP 3',8-cyclase MoaA produces the protein MTQIALGLPRVRRDPGAMPSMDGRPETGALVDRYGRVAQDLRVSITSVCSLRCTYCMPAEGLPVIPKDELLSAEEIARLVGLAVRDLGVREVRFTGGEPLTRPDLVEIVRRSAEAAPGTPLALTTNGIGLDRKAQPLVEAGLCRVNVSLDTLDRAHFAKLTRRDRLPAVLAGIDAAHRAGLGPIKMNAVLMRETLHDAPALLAWAIDHGCRLRFIEQMPLDADEAWQRANMVDARELLDVLGARFALTPVGRDDPAAPAEDWLVDDGPATVGIIASVTRPFCGACDRTRLTAEGSVRSCLFGDEETDLRGLLRSGADDATIAEYWRGAMWGKKAGHGIDDRSFVRPVRTMGGIGG, from the coding sequence ATGACCCAGATCGCGCTCGGCCTGCCGCGGGTGCGCCGCGACCCCGGAGCGATGCCGTCGATGGACGGCCGCCCCGAGACCGGCGCGCTCGTCGATCGGTACGGGCGCGTCGCCCAGGACCTCCGCGTCTCGATCACCTCGGTGTGCTCGCTGCGCTGCACGTACTGCATGCCCGCCGAGGGCCTGCCGGTCATTCCGAAGGACGAGCTGCTGTCGGCCGAGGAGATCGCCCGGCTGGTCGGCCTCGCGGTGCGCGACCTCGGCGTGCGCGAGGTGCGCTTCACGGGCGGCGAGCCGCTCACCCGCCCCGACCTCGTCGAGATCGTGCGGCGCTCGGCCGAGGCCGCACCGGGCACGCCGCTCGCCCTGACGACCAACGGCATCGGGCTCGACCGCAAGGCGCAGCCGCTCGTAGAGGCGGGGCTCTGCCGCGTGAACGTGTCGCTCGACACGCTCGACCGCGCGCACTTCGCCAAGCTCACCCGGCGCGACCGCCTGCCCGCCGTGCTCGCCGGCATCGACGCCGCGCACCGCGCCGGACTCGGCCCCATCAAGATGAACGCCGTGCTCATGCGCGAGACGCTGCACGACGCCCCCGCCCTGCTCGCCTGGGCGATCGACCACGGCTGCCGGCTGCGCTTCATCGAGCAGATGCCGCTCGACGCCGACGAAGCGTGGCAGCGCGCGAACATGGTCGATGCGCGCGAGCTGCTCGATGTGCTCGGCGCGCGCTTCGCACTCACGCCCGTCGGCCGCGACGACCCCGCCGCGCCCGCCGAGGACTGGCTCGTCGACGACGGCCCCGCCACGGTCGGCATCATCGCCTCGGTCACCCGTCCGTTCTGCGGTGCCTGCGACCGCACGCGACTGACGGCCGAGGGCTCGGTGCGCTCGTGCCTGTTCGGCGACGAGGAGACCGACCTGCGCGGCCTGCTGCGCTCGGGCGCCGACGACGCCACGATCGCCGAGTACTGGCGGGGCGCGATGTGGGGCAAGAAGGCCGGGCACGGCATCGACGACCGGTCGTTCGTGCGGCCCGTGCGCACGATGGGAGGCATCGGTGGCTGA
- a CDS encoding molybdopterin molybdotransferase MoeA has translation MSRIGVDEHAGYVRSLLTGLSARPAERVALADALGRVTVSPTASPIALPPFRNAQMDGYAVRAADTTDAPLALPVTGEVAAAPGEPAPLEPGSAVRIMTGAPMPEGADAVVRIEDTDRGTEQVRIGAPVAAGTYVREAGSDLAEGDDVLPPGIRLASRHLAAAAASGLTHLLVRERVRVAVVSTGSELVEAGTRLAPGELPDANGVALTAAVAATGAAVVHRGRVRDDVDRFRAELDAAVDVGAELVITSGGISQGAYEVVRELLEPLGAWVGSVAMQPGGPQAVGVYRRVPVVAFPGNPVSAQISFEVFVAPVLRAIAKLPAAREARLPLAEPVDSVAGKRQFRRGRLTADGTVAPVGGPGSHLVAALAASDLLFVVPEDVTELAAGALVDTVEL, from the coding sequence ATGAGCCGCATCGGGGTCGACGAGCACGCGGGGTACGTGCGCAGCCTGCTGACCGGACTGTCCGCGAGGCCCGCCGAACGCGTGGCGCTCGCCGACGCCCTCGGTCGCGTGACCGTCTCGCCGACCGCGTCGCCGATCGCGCTGCCCCCGTTCCGCAACGCGCAGATGGACGGCTACGCGGTGCGGGCGGCCGACACGACGGATGCCCCGCTGGCGCTGCCCGTCACCGGCGAGGTCGCCGCCGCGCCCGGCGAGCCCGCCCCGCTCGAGCCCGGCAGCGCGGTGCGCATCATGACCGGCGCGCCCATGCCCGAGGGTGCCGACGCGGTCGTGCGCATCGAGGACACCGATCGCGGCACCGAGCAGGTGCGCATCGGCGCGCCCGTCGCCGCGGGCACCTACGTGCGCGAGGCCGGCTCCGACCTCGCGGAGGGGGACGACGTACTGCCCCCGGGCATCCGCCTCGCCTCGCGCCACCTGGCCGCCGCCGCGGCGAGCGGCCTCACCCACCTGCTCGTCCGCGAGCGCGTCCGCGTCGCGGTCGTCTCCACCGGGTCGGAACTCGTCGAGGCCGGCACCCGCCTCGCGCCCGGCGAGCTGCCCGACGCGAACGGCGTCGCGCTCACCGCGGCCGTGGCGGCGACCGGTGCCGCGGTCGTGCATCGCGGACGCGTGCGCGACGATGTCGATCGGTTCCGTGCCGAGCTCGACGCCGCCGTCGACGTGGGCGCCGAGCTCGTCATCACCTCGGGCGGTATCTCGCAGGGCGCCTACGAGGTCGTGCGCGAGCTGCTCGAGCCGCTCGGCGCGTGGGTCGGGTCGGTCGCGATGCAGCCCGGCGGGCCGCAGGCGGTCGGGGTGTACCGGCGCGTGCCGGTCGTCGCGTTCCCGGGCAACCCGGTGAGCGCGCAGATCTCGTTCGAGGTGTTCGTCGCGCCGGTGCTGCGGGCGATCGCGAAGCTGCCCGCTGCTCGCGAGGCCCGGCTCCCGCTCGCGGAGCCCGTCGACTCGGTCGCGGGCAAGCGCCAGTTCCGGCGCGGACGCCTGACCGCAGACGGCACGGTCGCACCGGTCGGCGGCCCCGGCTCGCACCTGGTCGCGGCCCTCGCGGCATCTGACCTGCTCTTCGTGGTGCCCGAGGACGTCACCGAACTCGCCGCCGGCGCCCTCGTGGATACGGTGGAGCTATGA
- a CDS encoding low temperature requirement protein A, protein MSSTEPGRTRSPHGLVPMTGRNPKDPHRAATPLELLYDLTLVVAFSIAGSELAHSLSAGHVWTGIAAFLFCMFAIIWAWMTFAWFASAYDTDDWGFRIATMVQMLGVTILALGIGDLFAGFDEGVLDNDVIVTGYVIMRLSMVSLWLRAARNDPEHRRVLLGYVWLISAAQLGWIVTAFVPLPMPAVLVLMGTLYLVEVGGSALLERQEGRLPIHPHHIAERFGLLGIITFGEVVLGTTTAVGALTTEVGWTVDAGVLAFSGIAMVVGMWWVYFSLPHGEILGKRRDLGVRWAYSHLAIYTTIAAVGAGLHAVAYYLEHHSELDEVATTLTVAVPLALYVLAVYGAFHLLLPGRDAVHTWLLVGTVVTIVAAVLLAMAGVSIAWPILVLTVAPWISVVGYELYGDRHIRRALDAL, encoded by the coding sequence ATGAGCAGCACCGAACCCGGCCGCACGCGCAGCCCGCACGGGCTCGTCCCGATGACGGGGCGCAACCCGAAGGACCCGCACCGCGCGGCCACGCCGCTGGAACTCCTGTACGACCTGACGCTCGTCGTCGCGTTCTCGATCGCCGGGTCCGAGCTCGCGCACAGCCTCTCGGCCGGTCACGTCTGGACGGGCATCGCGGCGTTCCTGTTCTGCATGTTCGCGATCATCTGGGCGTGGATGACGTTCGCCTGGTTCGCGTCGGCGTACGACACCGACGACTGGGGCTTCCGCATCGCGACGATGGTGCAGATGCTCGGCGTCACCATCCTGGCCCTCGGCATCGGCGACCTCTTCGCGGGCTTCGACGAGGGCGTGCTCGACAACGACGTCATCGTCACGGGCTACGTGATCATGCGGCTGTCGATGGTGAGCCTCTGGTTGCGGGCCGCGCGCAACGACCCCGAGCACCGCCGCGTGCTGCTCGGGTACGTCTGGCTCATCTCCGCGGCGCAGCTGGGCTGGATCGTGACGGCGTTCGTGCCGCTGCCGATGCCCGCGGTGCTGGTGCTCATGGGCACGCTCTACCTCGTCGAGGTCGGCGGCTCGGCGCTGCTCGAGCGGCAGGAGGGGCGCCTGCCCATCCACCCCCACCACATCGCGGAGCGCTTCGGGCTGCTCGGCATCATCACGTTCGGCGAGGTCGTGCTCGGCACCACCACGGCGGTCGGCGCGCTCACGACCGAGGTCGGCTGGACCGTCGACGCGGGCGTGCTCGCGTTCTCGGGCATCGCCATGGTGGTCGGCATGTGGTGGGTGTACTTCTCGCTGCCGCACGGCGAGATCCTCGGCAAGCGGCGCGACCTCGGCGTGCGCTGGGCCTACTCGCATCTGGCGATCTACACGACCATCGCCGCGGTCGGGGCCGGGCTGCACGCCGTCGCCTACTACCTGGAGCACCACAGCGAGCTCGACGAGGTCGCGACGACGCTGACCGTCGCGGTGCCCCTCGCCCTCTACGTGCTCGCCGTGTACGGCGCCTTCCACCTGCTCCTGCCCGGGCGCGACGCGGTGCACACCTGGTTGTTGGTCGGCACCGTGGTCACGATCGTCGCCGCGGTCCTGCTCGCGATGGCGGGCGTCTCGATCGCGTGGCCGATCCTCGTGCTCACGGTCGCCCCGTGGATCAGCGTCGTCGGCTACGAGCTGTACGGCGACCGGCACATCAGGCGCGCGCTCGACGCGCTCTGA
- a CDS encoding MoaD/ThiS family protein produces MAESFASGSARPEASVALDTVTVRYFAAAAEAAGREEEQLDCVATVGDLRDALVERYGPAMARVVANGSFLVDGVVSRAPSTPLAGTVDVLPPFAGG; encoded by the coding sequence GTGGCTGAGTCGTTCGCGAGCGGATCGGCCCGTCCAGAAGCATCCGTCGCCCTCGACACCGTGACCGTGCGCTACTTCGCGGCCGCGGCCGAGGCGGCCGGGCGCGAGGAGGAGCAGCTCGACTGCGTCGCGACCGTCGGCGACCTGCGCGACGCGCTGGTGGAGCGCTACGGCCCCGCGATGGCGCGCGTCGTGGCGAACGGCTCGTTCCTGGTCGACGGGGTCGTGAGCCGCGCCCCGTCCACTCCCCTCGCCGGCACGGTCGACGTGCTGCCCCCGTTCGCGGGCGGATAG
- the moaCB gene encoding bifunctional molybdenum cofactor biosynthesis protein MoaC/MoaB, with translation MSLTHLDDDGRARMVDVGAKAVTRRVAVAEGRLDTTAEVLALVRADDLPKADVLPTARIAGIAGAKRTSELIPLAHILPLEKVSLDFELGETSIAIRATVAVTGKTGVEMEALTAVAVAGLTLHDMIKAVDPGAVLGGIRLVEKTGGKRGHWRADAGEQAGSVSAADAPEPAEPAQRADAPEPAPPARRTAEVIVSSTRAATGVYADETGPVIAARLAAMGFDVAEPTVVADADITPAIAAAVARGPRVLLTTGGTGVHPGDRTPEATAAVLDRELPGIAEAIRTAGRAKTPTAAVSRALAGVAGGTIIVNLPGSRGGVADGLDVLADLLPHVLDQLDGGDHRAGGGHGSHHGGSHA, from the coding sequence ATGAGCCTCACCCACCTCGACGACGACGGTCGCGCCCGCATGGTCGACGTCGGCGCCAAGGCCGTGACGCGCCGGGTCGCCGTCGCCGAGGGCCGCCTCGACACGACCGCCGAGGTGCTCGCGCTCGTGCGCGCCGACGACCTGCCGAAGGCCGACGTGCTGCCGACCGCGCGCATCGCCGGCATCGCGGGTGCCAAGCGCACGAGCGAGCTCATCCCGCTCGCGCACATCCTGCCGCTCGAGAAGGTGTCGCTCGACTTCGAGCTGGGGGAGACGTCGATCGCGATCCGCGCGACCGTCGCCGTCACGGGCAAGACCGGCGTCGAGATGGAGGCGCTCACCGCTGTTGCGGTCGCCGGCCTCACGCTGCACGACATGATCAAGGCCGTCGACCCGGGCGCGGTGCTCGGCGGCATCCGCCTGGTCGAGAAGACCGGCGGCAAGCGCGGGCACTGGCGGGCGGATGCGGGTGAGCAGGCCGGTTCGGTCAGCGCAGCGGATGCCCCTGAGCCGGCCGAGCCTGCACAGCGAGCGGATGCCCCTGAGCCGGCGCCGCCCGCCCGGCGCACCGCCGAGGTGATCGTGTCGTCGACCCGTGCCGCGACCGGCGTCTACGCCGACGAGACCGGCCCCGTGATCGCCGCGCGCCTCGCCGCCATGGGCTTCGACGTGGCGGAGCCGACCGTGGTCGCCGACGCCGACATCACCCCCGCGATCGCCGCGGCCGTCGCGCGCGGGCCGCGGGTGCTGCTCACGACCGGCGGCACCGGCGTGCACCCGGGCGACCGCACTCCCGAGGCCACCGCGGCGGTGCTCGACCGCGAGCTGCCCGGCATCGCCGAGGCGATCCGCACCGCGGGCCGGGCGAAGACCCCGACCGCGGCCGTCAGCCGCGCCCTCGCCGGCGTCGCGGGCGGCACGATCATCGTGAACCTGCCCGGCTCGCGTGGCGGCGTCGCCGACGGGCTCGACGTGCTGGCCGACCTGCTGCCGCACGTGCTCGACCAGCTCGACGGCGGCGACCACCGCGCCGGCGGCGGGCACGGCTCGCACCACGGAGGCTCCCATGCCTGA
- a CDS encoding ThiF family adenylyltransferase: MPPVDPASPRYQRQRILPGVGPAGQEALAAAHVVVLGAGGLGSAVVPVLVAAGVGRVTIVDDDVVDETNLHRQIMHGPGDVGRAKVESAADAAEALSPETLVHPHAARFSEANADALLEDADVVVDGTDDIRTRYVAVDAAARRGAPLVWGSSAKFSGQAGVSWEARGVAYRDLFPEAPAPDAVLSCDIDGILPSVCTVVGGLMAGEVLKLVTGIGEPMLGRVATFDALSGRTREIVYRRADVPESEPKPVARVAAPAPAAPAAPAAPPAHSRREHVAHDTLSARELADELAQGHPLTIVDVREPWELDVARLDGAVNIPLGELAARVDELDREARIVAICHLGVRSQHALHVLDHAGFEDIRHLDGGIDAWSATVDPALPRY, translated from the coding sequence ATGCCTCCCGTCGACCCGGCCTCCCCGCGGTACCAGCGCCAGCGCATCCTGCCCGGGGTGGGCCCCGCGGGGCAGGAGGCGCTCGCCGCCGCCCACGTCGTCGTGCTCGGCGCGGGCGGGCTCGGCAGCGCGGTCGTGCCCGTGCTCGTCGCCGCCGGCGTCGGGCGGGTGACGATCGTCGACGACGACGTGGTCGATGAGACGAACCTGCACCGGCAGATCATGCACGGCCCCGGCGACGTGGGGCGCGCGAAGGTCGAGTCGGCGGCGGACGCCGCGGAGGCGCTCAGCCCCGAGACTCTCGTGCACCCGCACGCCGCGCGCTTCAGCGAGGCGAACGCCGACGCGCTGCTCGAGGACGCGGACGTGGTGGTCGACGGCACCGACGACATCCGCACCCGGTACGTCGCCGTCGACGCGGCGGCGCGCCGCGGCGCCCCGCTCGTGTGGGGCTCGTCGGCGAAGTTCTCCGGCCAGGCCGGGGTCTCGTGGGAGGCGCGGGGCGTTGCGTACCGCGACCTGTTCCCCGAGGCGCCCGCGCCCGACGCGGTGCTGAGCTGCGACATCGACGGCATCCTGCCGAGCGTCTGCACCGTCGTCGGCGGGCTGATGGCCGGCGAGGTGCTGAAGCTCGTGACCGGCATCGGCGAGCCGATGCTCGGACGGGTCGCGACGTTCGACGCGCTCTCGGGCCGCACGCGCGAGATCGTCTACCGGCGCGCGGATGTACCGGAAAGCGAACCGAAACCCGTTGCGCGCGTGGCCGCGCCGGCACCGGCGGCACCGGCGGCACCGGCGGCACCGCCGGCCCACTCCCGCCGGGAGCACGTCGCGCACGACACCCTGAGCGCGCGCGAGCTGGCCGACGAGCTCGCCCAGGGGCATCCGCTCACCATCGTCGACGTGCGCGAGCCCTGGGAGCTCGACGTCGCCCGACTCGACGGTGCCGTGAACATCCCCCTCGGCGAGCTCGCCGCCCGCGTCGACGAGCTCGACCGCGAGGCGCGCATCGTCGCGATCTGCCACCTCGGCGTGCGCTCGCAGCACGCGCTGCACGTGCTCGACCACGCCGGCTTCGAGGACATCCGCCACCTCGACGGCGGCATCGACGCCTGGTCGGCGACCGTCGACCCCGCCCTCCCGCGCTACTGA
- a CDS encoding molybdenum cofactor biosynthesis protein MoaE: MPDVFAFVTTEPLDRAAIESFVTTRQDGAVVTFEGVIRDHDHGESVSSLEYQAHPDAERFLRETCAEVAAETGLRVAAAHRYGALAIGDVALVASVAAPHRAEAFAACAALVDRIKERTPIWKRQHLAGGTTEWVNL, encoded by the coding sequence ATGCCTGACGTGTTCGCGTTCGTCACCACCGAGCCCCTCGACCGCGCCGCGATCGAGTCCTTCGTCACCACGCGCCAGGACGGCGCGGTCGTGACGTTCGAGGGCGTCATCCGCGACCACGACCACGGCGAGTCCGTGAGCTCGCTCGAGTACCAGGCCCACCCCGACGCCGAGCGCTTCCTGCGCGAGACGTGCGCCGAGGTCGCGGCCGAGACCGGGCTGCGCGTGGCCGCGGCCCACCGGTACGGCGCGCTGGCGATCGGGGACGTGGCCCTCGTGGCATCCGTCGCCGCCCCCCACCGCGCCGAGGCCTTCGCGGCCTGCGCCGCCCTCGTCGACCGCATCAAGGAGCGCACCCCCATCTGGAAGCGCCAGCACCTCGCGGGCGGCACGACCGAGTGGGTGAACCTGTAG
- a CDS encoding nucleotidyltransferase family protein, translated as MTLRVRVDRDAVAAVCRARGVRRMRVFGSATGDRFDEVHSDVDLLVEFQQGVADPFDAYFGLKEDLEELFGRRVDLVMADAIRNPYFEAGAVATAEELYAA; from the coding sequence ATGACCCTCCGGGTGCGTGTCGACCGCGACGCCGTCGCGGCGGTGTGTCGTGCGCGGGGTGTGCGCCGGATGCGAGTCTTCGGCTCTGCGACCGGCGACCGGTTCGATGAGGTGCACAGCGATGTCGACCTGCTCGTCGAGTTCCAGCAAGGGGTGGCTGACCCGTTCGACGCGTACTTCGGGTTGAAGGAAGACCTCGAGGAACTGTTCGGGCGACGGGTGGACCTCGTCATGGCGGACGCGATCCGCAACCCGTACTTCGAGGCAGGTGCGGTCGCGACGGCCGAGGAACTCTATGCGGCCTGA